Within the Acidobacteriota bacterium genome, the region TCGATGACCGGCAGCTCGAGGCCGTCGGGCGTGAGTGCGTAGCAGACGCCAAGTTTCTTGTTGGCTTCGAGGCGCGCGGGGGCGGGCGGCGGCGTCACGGCTTCAGCCGCAGGCGCGCCAGATGGATTTCAACTGCTTTCGCGCTCACCGAGAATTGCTTGCTGAGCGGTTCGGCCGCATAAGAGTTGAAGGTGGGCGCGTCGACGCCTGCGCCGAGCCCCGCCGCGTGCTTAACCTGGGTTGAGTACGCAGCCTCGATTGCTTTGGGCGGCATGAGCACGCAGCCTGCGAAGTTGTTGGCGTCTGCTTCCCACGCGTCCAGGCTCTGCGTGGGCAAAGCCGCCAAAAACGCGCGGTACTCTTCGATCGACGACATGCGCTTTTCTGCGTAGACGTCCGCATGCAGCACGCGGTGCCCGATTTCGTGCGCCAGGGTAAAGCGATAGCGCTCCGAGTAGGTGCTCATCATGTAGTCATCTACATAAATTGCGGAAAAATCGCTCGCCAGAAACCCGTCCACGTAGGCAAGCATTGCTTAGCTGCTGCGAATCTTCTCGATCAGCGCATCCATGTGCTTGCCGTCCAGACCGTTGTTGCGAATGGTCCGGAACAGAAGCGGCAACCGGGCCACCACTTCCTCCTCTGAGGTCATATACGCAGGCATCGTACCAGCCCCGGCTGCCGCCAGGTCGAAGAACTCGTACCACTCCGGCGAGGCCTCTTTCAACCGAAGATCGGCTGCGTACTGCTCCAGCTTCGCCCGCGCGTCAGGCGGCGGCAGCAGCCCGCGCTCCAGTTTGCTGATATTGCCAGGATCGTAGCCATGCTGCACACAGAATTCGCGCAACCCCTCGCCGTTGCGCAGACGGCACTCTTTGAAAAAGCTGCCAAAGCTCTTCATGGCTGTCCCCCTCCCTTCTCCGGGGCCTCCGTTGTATTAGTATACAACGCGCGTACCACGGTGCGACCTAGTTCCCGCTTGACGTTAGTTATTCAGCGAGGCGAGCGAACTGCTCGCCGGTGGGTTCGGCTCAACAGAACCAGGGTTCGTCGAGGTAGGGGATGGTCGCGCGAACGGGCGCCGCGGCGGGGAGATGCACGCCGCCGACCAGGTTGGCGATTGCGGCGAAGATTTCGGGGCGGGGGCGCTGGGTTTTGGTGGCGTGGGCAACCGTGTCTTGCACAGCGGAGCAGAGATCGTCGGCGGTGGGGTCGAGCGGGCGCCAGAGGTAGCTGAGGGCGGCGGGGTCGAAGTCGCCGAGCCATTCGGCGGCGCCGGGCAGGTTGAGCATCAGCGAGCCTTGGGGGATCAACAGGCGGATGCCGAACTGGACGGGGGCGATCTGGGTGACGAGATCATGCGCGGCGAGGGCGTCGAGCATGGCGCGGAAGCTGGCGGGCGTCGTCCAGGGGGTGAAGCTGACGAAGGTGGGGTTGAGCGGGAGGCCGAGGCTGCGCGTCAGCTCCAGGGCGCGGAAGAAGTCGGCGGCGGTGTGGCCTTTGTCGAGCCGGGCGAGAACGGCGTCGTCAAACGACTCGACGGCGGTGGTGATGAGGGCGCAGCCGGCGTCGCGCAGGCGCGGCAACAGCGCGGCGTGCTGGAGCAGGTGCTCAACCTTGATGGTGGCGTCGAAGCTGAGGGTAGGAAATTCGCGGTGGAGGGCGTCGACGATGCGCAGGGCGTGGGTGGGACCGTTGAGGAAATCGGGGTCGCCGAAGGTGATGTGCTGGGCGCCGGCGG harbors:
- a CDS encoding radical SAM protein → MRAVLIGTYEMGRQPFGLASPAAWLRRAGWDVTCADLSRQQLDEHALAAADLVGLYLPMHTATRLVLALLPRLRQLASRARIVAFGLYAPMNASLLRDAGVDTILGPEFEADLAAGATEPAPGLARLTFAVPDRRDLPPLSEYAHLHLPDGARRIAGYTEASRGCKHHCRHCPIVPIYQGRFRIVAPDVVLADIRQQVAAGAQHITFGDPDFLNGPTHALRIVDALHREFPTLSFDATIKVEHLLQHAALLPRLRDAGCALITTAVESFDDAVLARLDKGHTAADFFRALELTRSLGLPLNPTFVSFTPWTTPASFRAMLDALAAHDLVTQIAPVQFGIRLLIPQGSLMLNLPGAAEWLGDFDPAALSYLWRPLDPTADDLCSAVQDTVAHATKTQRPRPEIFAAIANLVGGVHLPAAAPVRATIPYLDEPWFC
- a CDS encoding ImmA/IrrE family metallo-endopeptidase — translated: MLAYVDGFLASDFSAIYVDDYMMSTYSERYRFTLAHEIGHRVLHADVYAEKRMSSIEEYRAFLAALPTQSLDAWEADANNFAGCVLMPPKAIEAAYSTQVKHAAGLGAGVDAPTFNSYAAEPLSKQFSVSAKAVEIHLARLRLKP